In Flavobacterium piscisymbiosum, the sequence AAATCGAAAGTATTTTTCATGATTTTTTTATCTAAAAGCGATGTTTCCGGAAGCATCCCGAAAGTTCCTAATACAGATGGATGATCTGTTTTGAATTCCGGATTGGTATACGAATCTTTGGCACTTTCTGTGGCCAGATATACCTGATCTAACATTGGTAACGAAGATAATTTCGCCAAAACGTTTTCCCATTTTTCAGGTACTGTTTGGTTTAATTTTTTCTTCCAGGCGATTGCTGTTTTCAAAGCCCAGTTCCAATACGCCAATTCATATGTTGGATTGAAAGTTTCCATTGCTTTAAAACGTTCCTGAGCCGGAATAACACCCGGACCTAAAACATAACGATCTGTTTTGCTGTCGTAATGGGCAAAAGAAGCCATGAAATCTGCGGTTGCGAAAACACGCTCGCTATATAAATTTAAAGTCGCTGTGGTGGGTTTAGCGCGATAAATCAATTCAGCATAGGTAATAAAATGTGGCTGCTGCCAAATCAAAAATGAACCTACAGATGACGGACTTTCATTCCCGTCTGCATCTACCATTTTCTGCCATCTTGCGCCTTCAAAACCTTGTCTTTTTGCTATATTTTTGGCTTTATCAAAAACTTTCTGATACCACGGTAAACTTTTTTCCAGCAATTCAGGTCGGTTCCAAAGGGCAAAGTGAACACCATGCCACCAATGCATTTCTAAATGCGGTTTTCCGTACCAACTATTATACGTTAAACCCGTTTCCTGAGGCGGCACTTTTCCTGTACATTGAACTTTCGTCAAATATTGCGAAAGGATTACTCTTCGTTCCAGTTCTTTTGCACGCGGATCTGTACTTCCTGAAAAATCTACCGCAGCGCCACTTTTCCAGAATTGCTCCCAACCTTTTATACTACTGCTTTCAATTTCTGCGAAAGAAGAATTGGATATTTTTTTATCTGTTAAAGCAAAAAGACAGCTTAATTCTAAGGTATTGGTATTGACTGCTTCGAGCACAAAATAATGATCTGCAGTTTTTTTAATTTGTGCATTTCCTTTCCAGTTCAAATTTACGTTGTATGAAATACTGTCCATTGCATGGGTAATAACAGCTTCTGTTTTAGACTTTTCGACAAGAGCACTTTTATAATCCTGCTTTCCTTCGTATTTTGTTCCCATATCTGCCCAATCTCCTGTAGGAAACGGAATTCTCAAACTAATTTTTAAACGTTTTTGCTGTAATAAATCTGATTTTACTTTTACTCCAATAGCATCTTTTTCCTGATGAGAAGCCGTAAGAACGGTGACCGGAATACCTTCTACTTCAAAATAACTTTCGATTTCTCCTGTCCATAAATTCAGTTTTTGGGCAATCGATTTAATGTCTTCGGGTTTTGCCGGACTTCCGTCTTTTTTGGTAATCTCAAAACCTAAATTTCCCAATTGCAATAAATGCGGATTCTGGCGAAACCAATTCACCGCTTCGACTTTTCTGGCTGGTTCTTTTATCTGAACCGTGTATGAAATATCTCGTCCGTATTGCTTGTAATCTCTCAGGGTTTCTGAAAATTTATAATTATTGGTATTTTTATAGCTGTCCCAACCCCACTCTGATTGTGTTCCTAAAGGAATTCCGTTTTGGTATTTTTTAGGGAAAGTCTGCAAACCGGTAGCATCAACAGTAAAAGCAAAAGCACCGTTACCAACAGTGAGCGAAGCCAAAGTATCGATAGCCGTAATTTGTACATTATGCCTTGTTACTAATGCTTTTCGATCAATTTTCTGTTGGGCCGACAATGAAATCGAGAATAATGATATAATTATTAATAGATGTTTTTTCATTTGGTTAGGTTTATAGTTTCAGGTTGAGATAAAAAAAATTTAACCGCAAAGTGCGCAAGGTTTTTTTATCTAATAATATTTGTAAAAAATTAAGTTCGCAAAGCTTTATCAATACAAAGCTTTGCGGAGTTTCTTGCGGAGATCCCTCGTTCCTCGGGATGACAAATTAGACGAAAATATTGTTATAAAAATGATTGGCCTAGCCCCGATAGAAGTGGAAATCCTTTTGTGCCGGGGTTCGGCACAAAAGATTGTAACGGATAGCGGGATTAGCTCCTGAAAAAAAATATTTGGTTTTATCATAAGAATCGGGATAACAAAATTTGTGTTCTTTGTGGTAAAATTTTAAGCGGTTTTATATTTTTATTTTTATCATTATCTAATTTTCTTATTGGCTAGATTTATATGTCGTCCCTACGGGACTCGAATGATAGTCGCTATAAATGTTTCTATAAATATATCGCTCCTCTGGAGCTTAAAATTTCTATTTCAAAATCTAAAATCTATGTTCTAAAATCTATATTCTACACTCTTTACTCTTTACTCTTTACTCTTTACTCTTTACTCTTTACTCTTTACTCTTTACTCTTTATTCTAAAAATCACCTCACCAAAGTCAGACTCATCAAACCAATCACTACATCATTGGCAATGGTTTTTAAAGTCAGGTTTTTTAATGTTTTATTTTTATCTAATGGTAAATCTAAAATCGTTCCTGCGCCGCCATCGACTCCATAACTGGTGAATCCTTTTATGGTTTTAAAATCTTTGAAATCTCTCGAAATTTCTCCTGTTTTAAAATAAACTCTTGGCGGTTTTGGCGCATCGGTTGTAAAAGCCAAGCCATCAATAAAATAATCCTGCTCGATGGGCCACCAGTTTTCAGGATTTTTTAGAGGCAGAATTTCCGAAGTCCCATCCGTATAATTAATGGTAATTTCTCCGTTTGTGATGCGGCTTTGCATTGGGTTTGTGGTTCCGGCAAGCATGAAATACGCATGTGACGCTTTTCCGTTTAAGGGGATATTGATACTTTCAGGAAAATTATCCCACATAGATGTGAAGATGATATTTTTTTGATTTTCATCAGAAGGCGTTTGAAACGGAATTCCGTTTGGAGTTGTAATCTGTCCGTTGGCTTTTGCTTTTTCGCGTAAACCTTTGTCATCGATTTTTACGGAAATATTAGGATAACACCAATTCCCGATTCCTTGTTTGGGTAATTGTAAAGTCACCGTTTGCGGTCTTGGCGATAAATATTCATAATTGAAAATATCCGTCACTTTTGAATTGAAAAATGATGCAAGCGAAATTGTTTCTGCACGTTTGGATTTGTCCAATGGCGCGTCCCAGTTTGTGGCTTCTTTGCTAGAAATATTATCTAATTTTACATTTACATGAATGGGTTTCCACCAGGATAATTCTCCCTGTTTCAATTCTACAAAAAAGAGTTTATCACCTGCCGAATTCACTTTTGCCTTGAGCGAATTTTCTGTTTTGGAAATTTCGCTTAAAACTAATTGCGGATCGTAAACTGAAATTATTTTTGCTTTAGAAGTTTTCAATTCTAATATTTCATTTACAGTATAATTTTCTTTTGATATCACATTTTCAATTAAATCTCCTTTCCACTTAATGGTAATTTCATAAGAGGTATTATAAGGAACTTCGATACTTATTTTTGGATTTCCGATGTTTTCGGGAATCAATTTCCATGAAACTGATTTTCCATTAACAGTAATAATTTCCACACTTTCATAAGACGAATTCAAAACCAAATTTAAATTCATTTTAGCCGAAAACTGATTTTTGATCTGGTATTTCTCTTCTTTATTTTCTCTTTTAAAATCAATCGAGATGTCTGGAATTTGTAAAGAAGCCTCATTCCATTTTTGAGGAAATCCGGGTTTAATGGTTAAAACCCCAGCCAAAGCATCCGGCTGAATCCCAAAAAGTCCTTCGACCAGAGTTCTTGAAGCCATACCAATAGGATCGGCAAAATCGCGGTACAATTCGCCACGCATCGCATCCTGATATAAAAGCTGCTCGAAACCTCCGGGCGAAGCTCCTAAATACATACTTTCTACCAGAGCACTTTCCCACATTGTAAAAGCTTTTTCTGATTGTCCGCCTTGCCAAAATGCCAAAGAGGTATGCAATTGTTCCGCTAATGCCACATTATTTGTCGACCATGTGTAAGGCTGCCAGTTGGTGGTACTAATGACATAAAGGTCTTTTTTGTCTAATCCTTCTGCCGAGATCGGGATATGCGGAATCTGATTATTCACATAATCCAGCATTTGATAACTCTCGAAAGGATTCGATAATTCTGAATCGATCGTGTGGTAAATGCTCCAGATTCCAGGGGTATCGTGCAATAATCTGTTTCCTAAAGCGTCTTTATATTCGGCAAAAATTCCTTTATTGGCCACCCAAAGCTGACTGTTTGTTGCTTTTAGAATTTTGGCTGCTTCTTTGGTAAACGGATTTTCATCTTGCTGAATTTTCTTTGCGATTTGGGCAACTGTTTTGTTCGCATAATAATTATACGCCGAAGAATGTATGACTCCGCCCCCGCTGTATTGCAAGGCATCACTCGCCCAAATTGAAGCGTATGCATCGTATAATCCGTCTCCATCTGGATCGAAATTTCTTTTTTCCCAGTTTAAATGCCTCTGGATTGTTGGCCACATTTCCTTTATGAATGCCGTATCACCTGTCCATTTAAAATGTTTGAGCATCTGATCTATAAAAACCAGATTCATATCGTAATGATGCGCAACGTTATTCTTATTCGGACTTCTGCTGATATATCCGCTACTGAACATCGAGGTTCCTATTTCTTCTTTTTGGCGCGCTAAATTTCTTTCTTCATCCAACACAATCGGGCCACTTTCCGGACTTGTTACCTGCGAATTGCTGTAACTGGTAAAATGCGTTTTTGCACGATCATGCCAGCCTAAAGGATCAGCGGTGTAAGCTCCTCGCCAGGCATTTAGATACATTCTCCAGGCAATGGCGCCATGAAGATAGGCTGGAATTTCCCAAATTCCGTCGGCAGCGATGGCAAGGGCAGCTCCTAAAGTATTGATATAAGGATCAGGAGTTGAAACTTTTACTCTATTGGCCAAAAGCTGTGTTTGCTGCACTGACTTTTCGTAAAGTTGTGCTATATTTTTCTGGTTGTAATTTGTTTTGGAATCTTCTGCCAAAAACAGCCAATAATCCCCTTTCTCACTAATCGATTTTATTTTTCCTGTAATGAGACTCAGCGATTCGGGATTTGAATTGTAAAGTTCTAATGGAGTTTTCTGAGACTTTGCATTGGCTAAATGTGCGACAGATTCAGGGAAAAATCCGCTAAGGCTTTTATTGTTTCCTGTTTTTTGTTTGTTGCTTTCTGAACCATATTCTAACAGAAATGATTGCTTTTTGATCGTGTACTTATTATTGATACAATAATCAGGCTGCAGATAAAAAACCGATTCAGGATCAGCACCAATATCGCCGTCACGGCTAAACTTTTTTCCGGTTGCTCCGCCAAAAGCCCAAATTAAACTGCTATTTTTTGATACGTTTTTACCACATACTTTTACGATAAAACCTTCGCTTTCTTTTAAAGCGACGACATCTACAAATAATTTTCCGTTTCCTAAAATCGGGTCTTCAATGGTATAATGCATTATGCCTAAAACATATCGGGTATCAATTTTTGAAGTTTCGGTAATCCATTTGCTTTCGTTTCCATTTACGAGACCTAACTTTAAGTTTCCTCCCATACCCGGCATATACATTGCAAACTCAGGAAAATCGCCTGTTTCTACCCTAAATCCTGTATTAGAACCGTACAACGCTCTGTTGAATTTTCGGGTACCATTTTTTAAAACAAAACTATTTCCCTCCGGCACGTAGTGTATTTTGCGTGGTGTTTTATTTTCTTGTCCAAAAGTAACGAGTGAACACATTATAAATAAAGCTGCCAGGGTTTGAATAGATTGTTTTTTAATTTTCATAGCGTTGTAAAAAATGAATTATCCTTAAATTCGGATAATAAAATTATTCTGTTCTAATTTTATGAATGCTGTAACGTGGATGCAATTTCTTTGTTTTTTAGTGGTATAGTATCCTGTACCTACCTGATTTTCGCAATATAATAATTTATAATATTCTTATTTTTTAACATCATAGTACAGGATACTTTATAAAAACAGAACAACTAGTTTTGAAATAACATCAAATTAACTATGCTATAAAAAAAGTTTCAGGTTTTCTGATTAGGCTTTCGCTTCGCTTAGCCTGAAAATGTAAATGATTTTTACCGCAAAGAGCGCTAAGGTTTACGCAATCCCGAAGATTCGGGACGCAAGGTTTTGTTTTTATTTCGCTTTGCTTTGAGGTCGCTAAGGGATTGCGAAAAAAGTATGCAGTGAAACGAGTGGCTTGAAATTAAAACTTCATTGATAGCGAAGTCGAACTTTTGTTTAGTCTTTTTGATTTACGATTATTAAAACCTATTAAACAATTACTTTTAAACAAAATATCATATTTCATGAAATCAATTAAACTATTTTCTTTCTTATGTCTGGCTTTCCTATTTTTCAATTTCACATTAAAACAAGAGAATAAACCAACTGTTTTTATGGTGGGCGATTCTACTGTAAAAAATGGCAAAGGCGATGGTTCCGGCGGACTTTGGGGATGGGGTGATTATATTGGTCAATTTTTAGATACTACAAAACTCAATATCGAAAATCATGCTTTGGGCGGTACAAGCAGCCGAACTTTTCAGGATAAAGGTTTGTGGATTGCGGTTTTAAATAAACTCAAAAAAGGAGATTATGTCCTGATTCAGTTTGGGCATAATGATGATGGGCCTTTAAACGATAGTCTTCGTGCACGCGGAACGATCAAAGGAATCGGAAACGAAACTCAGGAAATCGATAATATCCTGACCAAAAAACATGAAATTGTTCACAGTTACGGCTGGTACATTCAAAAGGTAATTCGTGAAGCAAAATCAAAAGGAGCGATTCCGATTGTTTGTTCTCCGATTCCGCGAAACGACTGGAAAGAAGGAAAAGTACCCCGAAACAATAAATCATATGGTTTATGGGCCAAACAAGTTGCAGAAAAAGAGAAAGTTACTTTTATAGATTTGAATGATAAAATGGCTCTGGAAATGGAAAAACTGGGCGAACAAAAAGTAACAGGAACTTACTTTTATAAAAAAGACCATACGCATACCTCAGCAAAAGGTGCGGTACTTTCTACTTCGGTAATTATTGATCAATTAAAAGAAAGCAAAAACTCTTTGAAAAATTATATTTTAAAAGACCCAAAAATTGTGCTTCCTGCCAAAAAGAAAGTGTATCTAGTTGGAGACTCTACAATGGCCAATAATAATGATGATCAAAATGCCGTGGGCTGGGGAGTTTCGTTTCCTACGTATTGTGATACGACCAGAATTGAAGTAATTAACAAAGCCAGAGGTGGCAGAAGTACCCGAACTTTTGATCATGAAGGCCTTTGGGATGAAGTTAAAAATCAGTTACAAGCCGGTGATTATATACTAATTCAGTTTGGGCATAATGATGCCGGGGCTATTGATAAGGAAAAATTTAGGGGTTCCCTTAAAGGAAATGGCGACGAAACGCAGGAAGTTACTCTTGCAGATGGCTCGAAAGAAATTGTACATACTTTTGGATGGTACATGACCAAGTTTATTCGTGAAGCCAAAGAAAAAGGTGCTATACCTATTGTTTTGAGCCAAACGCCAAGAAATGAATGGCCAAACGATAAAGTAGAGCGAAGAAGTGATACGTACGGTAATTGGTCGAAAGAAGCTGCCGAAAAGGAAAAAGTTTTCTATATCGATTTGAATGAAATAGTTGCTCTTAAATATGAAGCTTTAGGGAAAGAAAAAGTAAAAGTCTTTTTCCCAAAAGATCATACGCACACTGGCGCAGAAGGTGCTAATCTAAATGCATTGACCGTAGCGGAAAGCATTAAAAAATTAAAAGACTGTGGACTTAGGGATTATGTGTTATGAGTTATGAGTTTTGAGTTATGGGTTTTGAGTTATGGGTTATGAGTTATGAATTATGAGTTATGAATTATGAGTTATGAATTATGAGTTATGAATTATGAGTTATGAATTATGAGTTATGAATTATGAGTTATGAATTATGAGTTATGAATTATGAATTATGAGTTTTGAGTTATGGGTTATGTGTTATGGGTTATGGGTTATGGGTTGCTTGACAATTTTTATTCATCATAACTTCTAACTTTTAACTTCTAACCTCTAACTTCTAACCTCCAACTTCTAACCTCAAATTTATCCCATAAAAAAACCTCGTTTAATTGCTTAAACGAGGTTTTATTTTGAATAAAAATATTATTTTTTTGATTCTTCGATAGAAACTTTTCTAAACTCTTTTAAAAGTTTTTCAATTTCTAAAGTAGCTTTACGAGCTCTTGGTCCAGCAGCTTTAACACCTTTTTCTGTTAAAGATTCAGCTTCTGCTCTAAATGTGTCAATTTCGGCGTTGATTTTTACTAATAGATCTTTCATGCTTATAATGATTAAATTAAGTCGCAAAAATAAAAGTTTGATTGATAGTTACAACATATTTCACGTTAAAATTATCAGTGTTTTTCAGGGTTCGCGTTAACATTAAATTTACCTCACTTTTTTTTGCGAACCTCAGAAGAACCAAACAACTACTAATCAATCACTTAT encodes:
- a CDS encoding rhamnogalacturonan acetylesterase, with amino-acid sequence MKSIKLFSFLCLAFLFFNFTLKQENKPTVFMVGDSTVKNGKGDGSGGLWGWGDYIGQFLDTTKLNIENHALGGTSSRTFQDKGLWIAVLNKLKKGDYVLIQFGHNDDGPLNDSLRARGTIKGIGNETQEIDNILTKKHEIVHSYGWYIQKVIREAKSKGAIPIVCSPIPRNDWKEGKVPRNNKSYGLWAKQVAEKEKVTFIDLNDKMALEMEKLGEQKVTGTYFYKKDHTHTSAKGAVLSTSVIIDQLKESKNSLKNYILKDPKIVLPAKKKVYLVGDSTMANNNDDQNAVGWGVSFPTYCDTTRIEVINKARGGRSTRTFDHEGLWDEVKNQLQAGDYILIQFGHNDAGAIDKEKFRGSLKGNGDETQEVTLADGSKEIVHTFGWYMTKFIREAKEKGAIPIVLSQTPRNEWPNDKVERRSDTYGNWSKEAAEKEKVFYIDLNEIVALKYEALGKEKVKVFFPKDHTHTGAEGANLNALTVAESIKKLKDCGLRDYVL
- a CDS encoding histone H1; this encodes MKDLLVKINAEIDTFRAEAESLTEKGVKAAGPRARKATLEIEKLLKEFRKVSIEESKK
- a CDS encoding DUF4450 domain-containing protein → MKIKKQSIQTLAALFIMCSLVTFGQENKTPRKIHYVPEGNSFVLKNGTRKFNRALYGSNTGFRVETGDFPEFAMYMPGMGGNLKLGLVNGNESKWITETSKIDTRYVLGIMHYTIEDPILGNGKLFVDVVALKESEGFIVKVCGKNVSKNSSLIWAFGGATGKKFSRDGDIGADPESVFYLQPDYCINNKYTIKKQSFLLEYGSESNKQKTGNNKSLSGFFPESVAHLANAKSQKTPLELYNSNPESLSLITGKIKSISEKGDYWLFLAEDSKTNYNQKNIAQLYEKSVQQTQLLANRVKVSTPDPYINTLGAALAIAADGIWEIPAYLHGAIAWRMYLNAWRGAYTADPLGWHDRAKTHFTSYSNSQVTSPESGPIVLDEERNLARQKEEIGTSMFSSGYISRSPNKNNVAHHYDMNLVFIDQMLKHFKWTGDTAFIKEMWPTIQRHLNWEKRNFDPDGDGLYDAYASIWASDALQYSGGGVIHSSAYNYYANKTVAQIAKKIQQDENPFTKEAAKILKATNSQLWVANKGIFAEYKDALGNRLLHDTPGIWSIYHTIDSELSNPFESYQMLDYVNNQIPHIPISAEGLDKKDLYVISTTNWQPYTWSTNNVALAEQLHTSLAFWQGGQSEKAFTMWESALVESMYLGASPGGFEQLLYQDAMRGELYRDFADPIGMASRTLVEGLFGIQPDALAGVLTIKPGFPQKWNEASLQIPDISIDFKRENKEEKYQIKNQFSAKMNLNLVLNSSYESVEIITVNGKSVSWKLIPENIGNPKISIEVPYNTSYEITIKWKGDLIENVISKENYTVNEILELKTSKAKIISVYDPQLVLSEISKTENSLKAKVNSAGDKLFFVELKQGELSWWKPIHVNVKLDNISSKEATNWDAPLDKSKRAETISLASFFNSKVTDIFNYEYLSPRPQTVTLQLPKQGIGNWCYPNISVKIDDKGLREKAKANGQITTPNGIPFQTPSDENQKNIIFTSMWDNFPESINIPLNGKASHAYFMLAGTTNPMQSRITNGEITINYTDGTSEILPLKNPENWWPIEQDYFIDGLAFTTDAPKPPRVYFKTGEISRDFKDFKTIKGFTSYGVDGGAGTILDLPLDKNKTLKNLTLKTIANDVVIGLMSLTLVR